From a region of the Candidatus Rhabdochlamydia porcellionis genome:
- the rfaE1 gene encoding D-glycero-beta-D-manno-heptose-7-phosphate kinase: MVKLSGMLSQFDPVHVLVIGDFLLDTYTTGKIKRMSPEAPVPILHVEKEENRPGGAGNVVLNLISLGVQVTAVGRIGYDFAGKWLYGFLETEGVNVQALLSQKGYKTSVKNRLIADSQQILRFDHEETTPLLQDLEKKLIQQLPTLLKKVQIVAISDYGKGFLTCSLLKAVIQLAKKLSIPVIVDPKGEDFSKYSGATILKPNLSEAISAAKLLKTSPLDQVAEVIFSQCYAEMLLITRSEEGMSLFKRSGYTCDFSVPSKEVKDVTGAGDTVLAMMSIALANQMDINHAIQLSNIAAGIAIEKLGCARVTLSNIAQRLLELDVENKIFEEHHLFALRQSLKDVRYTVLGVDSRKGMSTALFSTFRKLCSKKFKSKLIIYICDTNPDQEFVLLLSSLSEVDFIVLKSESLKNLCKIMHPEHVFIMDQSELIPLTHPMDLFVL; encoded by the coding sequence ATGGTAAAGCTTAGCGGTATGCTCAGTCAATTCGATCCTGTACATGTTTTGGTCATTGGGGACTTTTTGTTAGATACTTATACAACAGGTAAAATCAAAAGAATGTCTCCAGAGGCACCAGTTCCTATTTTGCATGTAGAAAAAGAAGAAAACCGTCCAGGAGGGGCAGGAAATGTTGTCTTAAATCTTATTTCACTAGGGGTGCAAGTCACTGCTGTAGGAAGAATAGGATATGATTTTGCAGGAAAATGGTTATACGGTTTTTTGGAGACAGAAGGGGTTAATGTTCAAGCATTATTATCCCAAAAAGGATATAAGACCTCTGTTAAAAATCGATTAATTGCAGATTCACAGCAAATTTTGCGATTTGATCATGAAGAAACTACTCCTTTATTACAAGATTTAGAAAAAAAACTTATCCAACAATTGCCAACTCTTTTAAAAAAAGTACAAATAGTTGCCATTTCTGATTATGGTAAAGGATTTTTAACATGCTCTTTGTTAAAAGCTGTGATTCAGTTGGCTAAAAAGCTTTCTATTCCTGTTATTGTAGATCCTAAAGGGGAAGATTTTAGCAAATATAGCGGAGCTACGATACTCAAACCCAATCTCTCCGAAGCAATTTCTGCTGCAAAACTTTTAAAAACCAGCCCCTTAGATCAAGTAGCCGAAGTCATTTTTAGCCAATGCTATGCAGAAATGCTTTTAATTACACGCTCAGAAGAAGGGATGTCTTTATTTAAGCGATCAGGGTATACATGTGATTTTTCTGTGCCTTCTAAAGAAGTGAAAGATGTAACAGGTGCAGGAGACACAGTTCTTGCTATGATGAGCATTGCATTAGCCAATCAGATGGATATAAACCACGCAATTCAACTCTCTAATATTGCTGCAGGAATTGCTATTGAAAAACTAGGTTGTGCACGAGTTACTCTTTCTAATATAGCTCAAAGACTTTTAGAACTGGATGTCGAAAATAAAATTTTTGAAGAACATCATCTTTTTGCTTTGCGACAATCTTTAAAAGATGTTAGGTATACCGTTCTTGGGGTAGATAGTCGAAAAGGGATGTCAACAGCTTTGTTTTCTACTTTTCGAAAACTGTGCTCAAAAAAATTTAAATCAAAACTCATCATTTATATCTGTGATACAAACCCAGATCAAGAATTTGTCTTGTTGCTATCTTCTTTATCTGAAGTGGATTTTATTGTGCTTAAAAGTGAGAGTTTAAAAAATTTGTGCAAAATCATGCATCCTGAGCATGTATTTATCATGGACCAATCAGAATTAATTCCATTAACACATCCAATGGATCTGTTTGTGTTATAA
- the rfaD gene encoding ADP-glyceromanno-heptose 6-epimerase, whose translation MDTKSYDDRFIVITGAAGLIGSCCVRYLNNQGFTNLILVDDIKKTNKWKNLLNKKYVNFISKHQLFDWLKGKEKEIKAFIHLGACSDTLEQNEEYLMQNNLRYSICLVEYALQAKHRFIYASSAATYGDGSQGFIDDHAQLEYLKPLNLYGFSKYAFDLWLKQQGVLDQVTGLKYFNVFGPNENHKGRMASMIYKMTSLVQKEKEIRLFASTDPNQFADGEQCRDFIYVKDACQMTCEFLKNSISGIFNIGSGSATTWRSLALAIFKALKIPPKITFIEMPKELSSQYQNYTCADMAKYIKIVEQPKLYSIQDAVEDYIQNYLIVDKRW comes from the coding sequence ATGGATACAAAGTCCTATGACGATCGATTTATTGTAATTACAGGAGCTGCGGGATTAATAGGTTCTTGCTGTGTTCGTTATTTAAACAATCAAGGATTTACTAATCTGATTTTAGTTGATGATATTAAAAAAACAAATAAATGGAAAAATCTTCTTAACAAGAAGTATGTCAATTTTATTTCAAAGCATCAATTATTTGATTGGCTAAAAGGTAAAGAAAAAGAAATAAAGGCCTTCATTCATTTAGGAGCTTGTTCTGATACTTTGGAACAAAATGAAGAGTACTTGATGCAAAATAATTTGCGTTATTCCATTTGTTTAGTTGAATATGCTCTTCAAGCAAAACATCGATTTATTTATGCTTCTTCCGCTGCTACATATGGAGATGGATCTCAAGGCTTTATTGATGACCATGCTCAACTCGAGTACTTAAAGCCCTTGAATCTATACGGCTTTTCTAAATATGCTTTTGATTTATGGTTGAAGCAGCAAGGGGTTTTGGATCAAGTTACAGGTTTGAAATATTTTAATGTTTTTGGGCCTAATGAAAATCATAAAGGACGTATGGCTTCCATGATTTATAAAATGACATCTCTTGTGCAAAAGGAAAAAGAGATTCGTTTATTTGCTTCTACAGATCCAAATCAATTTGCTGATGGAGAGCAATGTCGTGATTTTATCTATGTAAAAGATGCCTGTCAGATGACGTGTGAATTCTTAAAAAATTCTATAAGTGGTATTTTTAATATAGGATCAGGATCTGCTACTACATGGCGCTCTTTAGCGCTAGCTATTTTTAAAGCATTGAAAATACCACCTAAAATTACATTTATAGAAATGCCTAAAGAGCTTAGTTCTCAGTATCAAAATTATACCTGTGCTGATATGGCTAAATATATAAAAATTGTGGAACAACCTAAGTTGTATTCTATACAAGATGCAGTAGAAGATTATATACAAAACTATTTAATTGTGGATAAGCGATGGTAA
- the ispE gene encoding 4-(cytidine 5'-diphospho)-2-C-methyl-D-erythritol kinase, whose product MNLKSFKGKDRELTLLSPAKVNLFFRIHYRRQDQYHQISSLYQAISLSDTVSISLADKDRFHCNLDHLCDLQGNFIWQAVSLFRQKTGWNQKLSIHLQKNIPLQAGLGGGSSNAATTLWALNQLSHYQFEENQLALWAAELGSDMAFFFSEGTAYCQGKGEIMQNITHLPSTHFWLAAPQFGLSTPLVYQKCDVSKLPHWDSAQALSDILKGKLVLKNDLESAAFRLKPELQIIKHQLIGMGFKQVSMTGSGTTFICFGSLEIPQSPGITFYPVHFLQRKLGYWYQ is encoded by the coding sequence TTGAACCTAAAGAGTTTTAAGGGGAAAGACCGAGAACTCACGCTTCTTTCCCCTGCTAAAGTTAATTTGTTTTTTCGTATACACTATCGAAGACAAGATCAATATCATCAAATTTCCTCTCTTTATCAAGCCATTAGTTTATCAGATACCGTCTCTATTTCTTTAGCCGATAAAGACCGTTTTCATTGTAATTTGGATCATCTCTGTGATTTGCAAGGAAATTTCATTTGGCAAGCCGTATCTTTATTTCGTCAGAAAACAGGTTGGAATCAGAAGTTATCTATTCACCTGCAAAAGAATATTCCTTTGCAAGCAGGTTTAGGGGGAGGAAGCAGTAATGCAGCAACAACTCTGTGGGCTCTTAATCAGCTTTCTCATTATCAATTTGAAGAAAATCAGTTAGCTCTTTGGGCTGCTGAATTAGGTTCTGATATGGCTTTTTTCTTTTCAGAAGGGACCGCTTATTGTCAAGGAAAAGGGGAGATCATGCAGAATATAACCCATCTGCCGAGCACGCATTTTTGGCTAGCAGCGCCTCAATTTGGTTTATCTACTCCTCTAGTCTATCAAAAATGTGATGTGAGTAAGTTACCGCATTGGGATAGTGCTCAAGCCTTATCCGATATACTCAAAGGTAAACTCGTTTTAAAGAATGATTTAGAGTCAGCAGCTTTTCGTTTAAAACCTGAATTACAAATCATCAAACATCAGCTTATAGGAATGGGATTTAAACAAGTGTCTATGACGGGAAGTGGTACCACTTTTATCTGCTTTGGGTCTTTAGAAATACCACAATCACCAGGAATCACTTTTTATCCTGTGCATTTTTTACAAAGAAAGCTAGGCTATTGGTATCAATAA
- the rplI gene encoding 50S ribosomal protein L9, with translation MRNQRQRSQLLLLKDVEQLGRSGDIVHVKPGYAWNYLIPTGKAVFPDKRTLRNQANLKEQREQQANLDREESELIAKKLEGMSLEIFVKVDPDGHMYGSVKPQDIVLLLQENEKILLDRRSVLTPTIKELGTYKISLALKENVPAQFTLHVIKEV, from the coding sequence ATGCGTAACCAACGTCAACGTAGTCAATTACTACTTTTGAAAGATGTCGAACAGCTTGGACGTAGTGGAGATATTGTACATGTGAAGCCTGGCTATGCGTGGAATTATCTGATCCCTACAGGTAAAGCGGTTTTTCCCGATAAGCGCACACTGCGCAATCAAGCAAATCTCAAGGAACAAAGAGAACAACAAGCAAACTTAGATCGCGAAGAATCTGAGTTAATTGCTAAAAAGTTAGAAGGGATGTCTTTGGAAATTTTTGTGAAGGTGGATCCTGATGGTCATATGTATGGATCTGTAAAACCCCAAGATATTGTACTTTTACTGCAAGAAAACGAGAAAATTTTATTAGATCGCCGTAGCGTTTTAACTCCAACTATTAAAGAGTTAGGAACATATAAAATTTCTCTTGCTCTTAAAGAAAATGTACCTGCACAATTTACGCTGCATGTGATTAAAGAGGTCTAG
- the rpsR gene encoding 30S ribosomal protein S18 has product MEFNYEEKQTVEKPFAKKSKQCPFKSAGVRHIDYKDVETLVRFITERGKIIPRRITGVSAYYQRKLAQAIKQSRHMALLPFVAQD; this is encoded by the coding sequence ATAGAATTTAATTATGAAGAAAAGCAAACGGTTGAAAAGCCTTTTGCAAAAAAAAGTAAGCAATGTCCTTTTAAATCAGCTGGAGTGCGCCATATTGATTATAAAGATGTTGAAACATTAGTTCGTTTTATTACAGAGCGTGGTAAAATCATTCCAAGAAGGATTACCGGTGTATCTGCTTATTACCAACGTAAATTAGCGCAAGCGATCAAACAATCAAGACATATGGCTCTTTTACCATTTGTTGCACAAGACTAA
- the pth gene encoding aminoacyl-tRNA hydrolase — translation MRETEKHLIVGLGNPGEKYKNTRHNVGFITVDFFANHYNLVFHESMRIRGSLAQGCIQEKQVVLLKPGTFMNVSGESIKSCMKYFSIAQEKILVVCDDIAIALGKVRMRMKGSSGGHNGLKSVISSLATEEFARLRIGIDFPQLEEDLSDYVLGNFTKKQQETIEELLPFTTLVLKEWIVKGIAPSMQLAHSYPDCKDR, via the coding sequence TTGAGAGAAACAGAAAAACATTTAATTGTTGGACTGGGAAATCCTGGTGAAAAGTATAAAAATACCAGGCATAATGTAGGTTTTATAACGGTTGACTTTTTTGCTAATCATTACAACCTTGTTTTTCATGAATCAATGCGAATTCGTGGCTCTTTGGCTCAAGGCTGTATACAGGAGAAACAGGTTGTGTTATTGAAGCCTGGGACATTTATGAACGTAAGTGGTGAATCGATAAAGAGCTGCATGAAATACTTTTCTATTGCACAAGAGAAGATATTAGTTGTTTGTGATGATATTGCAATTGCTTTAGGAAAGGTAAGAATGAGGATGAAAGGATCTTCTGGAGGACATAACGGATTGAAAAGTGTAATTTCAAGTTTAGCTACTGAAGAATTCGCTAGATTGAGAATTGGTATAGATTTTCCACAATTAGAAGAAGATTTATCTGATTATGTATTGGGAAATTTCACTAAAAAACAACAAGAAACTATAGAGGAGCTGCTCCCTTTTACCACCTTGGTTTTAAAGGAATGGATTGTAAAAGGAATAGCTCCAAGTATGCAATTAGCCCATAGTTATCCAGATTGCAAAGATAGATAA
- a CDS encoding 50S ribosomal protein L25/general stress protein Ctc: MKLVVKPRFSQKKSEVKQIRSVGDIPAVIYSLKKEPASLIVSGQEFDTVLRQMQPGHLPTTVFTLSDGVKECQAIIKEIQYHVITYKVSHIDFEELTDGVNVHVKVPVNCIGTMECVGVKLGGVVRQVMRHVKVKCQPKHIPTKFDVDVKNANIGNSLRVKDLQGIPSDVTVLAKEHDVVAVIAKR, translated from the coding sequence ATGAAACTTGTAGTGAAACCTCGTTTTAGCCAAAAAAAAAGCGAAGTAAAACAGATTCGATCCGTAGGGGATATTCCTGCTGTTATCTATTCTTTAAAAAAAGAGCCTGCGAGTCTAATCGTTAGTGGTCAAGAATTTGATACGGTATTGAGACAAATGCAACCTGGTCACTTACCAACAACTGTTTTTACCTTAAGCGATGGGGTAAAAGAATGCCAGGCTATTATTAAAGAAATTCAATATCATGTAATTACTTATAAAGTTTCACATATTGATTTTGAAGAGTTAACAGACGGTGTAAATGTACATGTAAAAGTACCTGTTAATTGCATAGGAACTATGGAGTGTGTTGGAGTTAAATTAGGTGGAGTTGTGCGTCAGGTAATGCGGCATGTGAAAGTGAAGTGTCAGCCAAAGCATATTCCTACAAAATTCGATGTGGATGTAAAAAATGCTAATATTGGGAATTCTTTGCGTGTGAAAGATTTGCAAGGAATACCAAGTGATGTAACTGTTCTAGCAAAAGAGCATGATGTTGTAGCTGTTATTGCAAAACGCTAA
- a CDS encoding ribose-phosphate diphosphokinase encodes MKSVAKPHLSMSSSSSFMLFAGTSHRELAEQIAKNLEIELGKTLIKTFPDGEIGISILESVRGKDVFVVQSMAHHPNSYLMELLIFVDALKRSSARSIIAVIPYFGYARQDRRGMEREPITAKLVADLLQRSGVTRILTMDLHTEQIQGFFDIPVDNLYARPALVDAVRKLQPNQVVTPDVGSVKLARAFAEKLNIDFAVINKRRINANEVESALIGDVYQKRVLLVDDMCSTGGTLKKAALVCKRAGASVVFAAVTHGLFIGEFENSGIEKIIMSNTVPNPDCSVEVVSVAPLFAEAIRSIVNAKSISSLFTRF; translated from the coding sequence ATGAAGTCTGTAGCAAAGCCTCATTTATCTATGTCTTCTAGTAGTTCTTTTATGTTATTTGCAGGAACTTCTCATAGGGAGCTTGCAGAGCAAATTGCAAAAAACTTGGAAATTGAGCTAGGAAAAACTCTTATTAAGACTTTTCCAGATGGAGAGATAGGCATCTCTATTTTAGAGAGTGTCCGTGGTAAGGATGTGTTCGTTGTGCAATCAATGGCACACCATCCAAATTCCTATCTCATGGAATTGTTGATTTTTGTTGATGCATTAAAGCGTTCGTCTGCTCGTTCTATTATTGCCGTGATTCCTTATTTTGGATATGCACGCCAAGATCGAAGGGGAATGGAAAGAGAACCGATTACAGCAAAGCTTGTTGCAGATCTTCTGCAAAGGTCTGGTGTAACGCGTATATTAACAATGGATTTGCATACAGAGCAAATTCAAGGGTTCTTCGATATTCCTGTCGATAATCTTTACGCGCGTCCGGCATTAGTAGATGCTGTTCGGAAACTACAGCCTAATCAAGTAGTGACACCTGATGTGGGTAGTGTTAAATTAGCTCGCGCTTTTGCAGAAAAATTAAACATTGATTTTGCAGTCATTAATAAACGACGTATAAATGCAAATGAAGTGGAATCTGCTTTAATTGGAGATGTTTATCAGAAGCGTGTTTTGCTCGTAGATGATATGTGCTCAACCGGGGGAACTCTAAAAAAAGCAGCTTTAGTTTGTAAAAGGGCTGGAGCTAGTGTAGTTTTTGCAGCTGTTACACATGGGTTATTTATAGGAGAGTTTGAAAATAGTGGGATTGAAAAGATCATTATGAGCAATACAGTGCCAAATCCTGATTGCAGTGTGGAAGTCGTTTCAGTGGCACCTTTATTTGCGGAAGCAATAAGATCAATTGTTAATGCTAAATCTATTTCCTCACTTTTTACACGGTTTTAA